GTGATGTCATGGCAGGGATTCCCGGCAGTCGCCTGGCGCTGCAGCTTATCCTCTTTGTTTGCTCCTGCATCCTACGCAGTATGGCCGTGGCCACCGACAACATGGACAGGGTGAGAAGGCGGCGTGCCTTGGAGGAGGCGGCAATGGAGGCGGACTCGCGAAGAGACCACTCCTGGCCATACTTGGCCATCTCCTCGTCGAGGCAGCGAATACGGTGCTTGCTGGTCTCCGCTGTTGTCTTGGAGCGGTCCAGGACCAGGCCGTCATAGCTCAGGGTCTACCGTGATGTGCGGCGGTGGGACGTCGGAGTCCACAAACTTTGAACTGCACACTGCGTTGCGCCTGTCCCGCCGACGCCGTTCCCTATCAGCATACTCCTCCGAACGATCCGCTTTCCGACAAATGTCGAAACTCGGGGTTTTTTTCCTTAAATTGTTCAACGAATTTTGCATGTATTTTTTTGGGTCTCAAAATATGAAGCAGTAAACATGATTTGCACGTAAAGCATTGCTTGTTCCATTGGTTAGTTCACGACGGACATCTAGCTGAGGCCGTGGGATCGAGTGAACGTATCTATTGCACCGGGCCGTTTTGTGTTACCGGTGCACCGGACACATTAATAGATTTTAAAATGTTTCAGAAAAATTGAAAAAACACTAACACACTGACATAACATCAGTGTGAAATTTCTTTCAAAATTCGAAACATTGCTTAAGATACAACAATAAAAAATTTAATATCAATTTGATAATGGGTCAAATCTAAAGCCCAACTAGTGTTATGTACTATTGAGTGTCAAATTTGTTATTTTGCATCTCGAGCTATGTTAACATACATTAATGTTATGTGAATATCATCATATCTTTTAGATATTTACAAACATTTGAAAATATGCTAAGAAAGTTCGGTGCACCGGTAGCACCGTATGGCCCACTGCATCAGATTCATCCTCGTGGGATCGAGTCGTACAGCTACACtctttctgtttttgtttttaaTAACCGCACAGTGCCCACCGCCTAGAGAGAGTAAAACACCAGACAGTACTGTGAGCCGGAGATTGATCACACAACCTCGGGGAAAGAGGTACTTAGAGAGCGAGCCGATTCGGCTCTCCGCAGTGGGCGAGGTTTTCCTGGCCTAGCAAGGCTAGCTGGCCCCTAAAAGCCAGGGTTTTTTTAGCGGTACCAAACGCTAGTCCTTGGCTAGCGAGGCTATAACCAATTTTGTGCAGGAACCAAACGCACCCTTAGTATCCATTTTCGCTGGAACGAAGCTTGCGTTGTGTCAAAATATGCCTCGGACACCTCTATTATCCTCTAtggaattcaaattcaaatatattCAAAATATTTTGGCCCGTAGCCACATATCTCGGTGGGTAACGCAAGGGAAGTTTGCCAAGCGGTTTTCAAAATTCTCGCCCAAGATTTAAAACCCTGCATGGTAAGCAACCCAAGACTAAAGGAAAAACTGTCTTGCCAAATTTTAGTCGACTAATACTTGGTTATGTTTCGATCGATGCTATTCGGGAGATGTTTTGTAATTTTTTCTTTTCAGTTATTTTTTCTTTCTTACATGTTATGCCACTTGACTGATACTTTTCTTGAGGGAAACAATATAATTGACGGATACTCCTTCCGGTCTTTTACTTTGTATATTagatttgtgtcaagtcaaactttacaaagtttgactaaATTTATATTAAAAAGTACCAATATGTATCAAACTACATTTCATAATGTCGATTTGGCATTGTAAACGTTATACTTTTTTCtaaaagtttggtcaaagtagagatactttgatttcagacaaaacttatatgcagacAAAAAGGACCGGAGGAATACTTGGTTAAGTCAAGTCGATCAAGATCTCACGACATCCACACACAAAAAGATGCACGGTGCTGCATGCGTAATGACGGATGTGCAACTAAACATCTTTGCATAGTGCAGCCTTTAGTACTCTTGTTCTCAGTCAGGTAAACTTAAACAGCCGCTCTCTGTAGGAGGCGAACACAGAGCGGCTTCTTCATGACGACGGTGAACTGGGCCTCCTCAGAGACAACGTCCACGTCCTCCCCCTCCGCGGCCTGCCAATCGAACACACACACTAGGCTCGCCACCAAGTTCTCGAGGTGTATCGTGGCGATGCCTAGCCCCGCACAGATCCTTTGCCCGGCTCCGAATGGCATCATCTTGATCTCCTTGGTGCCGGTGATGTCAACCCCCATCCCGTCACCTCCCGTGAGGAACCTCTCCCGTAGGAACTCTCGTGGTCGGCCCCAAGTCTTCTCATCCATGGCCATGCCGGCCACCATGAAGTCCCCTGGGGATCACACACCCGCCGATCTCCATGTCCTCTGCGTGTTAGACTCCATATTGTATACGAATAGGTTTAGACCTGTCGTACATATATACCATGTAATTGTAACGATCCTTGTTATATATATATGAGATAGAGGTGCACCTGTATGTGCATGCTATTCATGTACCTCTCTGAAAGTCTAGCTTTGACATGGTATCAGGCATTCAATTGGAGTTTTCATGTTTAGTACTCGAGTAGGAAGCCTATTGATAAGAAAGCAAACGGTAGAAAAAGTATCAGTCCAAAACCGAAAAGGTACAGATGCATGTGCCAAAAGAGTTAAGCCAGTTTTCACTATGTGACGATGCTAACGTTCAGCAGCGCCATTCTCTTGATGTATATGTGGACATGACACGCGGTGTGTAATTCCAAATTTGCCAAAAAATGTGTTGAGGTTGCGATATTCTCCACCCCAATCAGACTGAACATTAAGTATCTTGTAACCAAGGAGACGCTCAACATGAGTTTCGAACTAAAGAAAAACATTGAACACATCTGCTTTGCGCTTAAGAAAGTAGAGCCAAGTAAATCGACTGTAAGCATCAAGAAAACTGACATAATAATTATGACCACTAACTGAGGTTTGGGTAGGACCTCATACATCTGAAAACACAATTTCAAGAGGATGTTTAACTACACGAGTAGACACTGGAAACAGAAGTTGATGGCTTTTGCCTTGTTGACAGGCATCGCACACTGAGACATCTTAATTGCTAGACACGACGGGGAGTTGATGGCAACGAAGAACATGACGCACAACGGGGGAAGCTGGATGACCAAGGCGCGAATGCCACTGAGATGGCTTGACACGAACACCGCTGAAGACATGGGAAGCTCGAGGTGCATCAAGTGGATAGAGACCATGTTCATAATGACCACTAAGAAGAACATCCCTCGTTGCGCAGTTGTCAGGGCGGCCCTTGCGGAGGCATTGGTGCACTACTACCCGCTCGCAGGCCATCTCCGGGAGGCTCCCGGGGGTAGGCTAGATTTGTGATTGGTCTTCACATATGCCACAATATCGCCGACGGCTACGGCAGCACCCAATTCCTAAAATGTATCGCTGACTTGGCATGTACCAGGGGTGACGCCTCCCAAATTGTATCGCCGGTGTGGAATAGGGATCTCCTAACAACACACATCCCTTCGCACATAAACCCGGCCTATGAGGAATTCCTCCAACGATTAGGCACCACCGCCGACGACATCATGTTGTCAACACCGCTAGAAGAAATGGTCGGTCGCTTCTTCCTCTTCGGCCCAGGGGACATGGCATCGCTACGAAGGCATGCCCCCGCGCACCTAACACCGCCGGTCACCAGCTTTGAGCTTCTGACTACGGTCATGTGGCGTTGCCGCACAGTGGCACTTGGTTACAAGCTCCACCAGCGGGTGCGCCTGATGTTTTCTCTAAATGCGCGTGGGAGGTGGAAGCGTCATGCGCTCGTCCCACGTGGGTTCTACGGGAATGCACTCTTCTACCCTGCAGTACACACAACCGCCGAAGAACTGTGCTTCAACCCGCTTGGCTATGCGCTCGGACTCATCCGCGAGGCCAAGTGTGACATGACAGACGACAACATGGAGTCGATGGTTGATTTCACAGCGTCTATGCGTGGGCGGCCACCTCTCACCATGGACAGAATGTACGAGGTCTCTGACATCAAGTGGGAACCGCTCGGCCATCGTCGCAGATGGGATTGGGGAAAGAGGGGAGGAGGGGAGGAACGTCGACGGCGGCTGTGGGCGGGTGTGTCCAGAGGCGAGGGGGAGGCGTTGCTTTTATAGCCGCGCGCCCTGCGTACGCGTGGCGGGAGGGGAGGCGTCGCAGCGCCGCCCGTGAagcgccgcccgtgaggaatcaatggaaggttgaccggcggcagccttgccattgattcctcacggaaAACCGAGGCGTTCTGAGGAGGACGAGGCGAGTatcgctgactcggcgggcccgcAGCTCCTTCGCGCCAAAATCGCTTGCCCCCGGACGCCCCCAGCGCGCCTGGTTCGGCCTGGATCCCCCAGCGCCAGTTTTGACCCAAACCGGCGAAAAAGGCCTTCTgagggcgcgactgggccgagTTTTGGGCACCGACGCTGAAAAATCGCCttgggggcctgttgggggcgcggccgGAGATGCTCTTACTTCTCACCCACAACGACCAAATTTTACAAAATTACAAGACAAATTGGTTGTCATATTTTGAAAACCGAGTATCTTATTATGTCGAAGAATCAAACTGGTCGGCTCCCACTATCTGAATGACTAGGCCTACATTCTTAATTCGCACTTCCTATGTTTTTGTTTACTTTGCATATTAGTTTTTTCCTTAAGTCAAACTTTGTCGACTTTGACAAATTTATAGAGATATGTTTTGGCATCATATATATTTATTACAGTATTGCAAATGTTCATCTTGTTTTCTagtccctccgtttctaaatatgtTTTTTTAGCGATTTTAATATGGATTACATAcgaagtaaaatgagtgaatctacactctaaactacatctatatacatccgtatgtagttcatattaaaatctctagaaagacttatatttaggaatggaggaagtATCAAGTTGGTAAAATTTAATAAAGTTTAAATTTTAATATAGATTCTAGGCATTGACAAGCAAGCTAGCCATGTATACCTGGGTTTTTTTAGGGAAATGTACCGCTGGTGTAGATGCTGTTGCATGTGGGCCAAGATGTCCGGTTGATGGGCCTCCTCTTGTTGCTTCTTGTTGCTTTTCTTCTATGACCTCGCAGTCGCACTCCCCATCCCCTCTGAAAATATCCCCACATGCGCCGCCGCCGACACCCCACCCcacggccgccgccgtcgccgcacaAAGCTCGAGCAATGGAACAATCGCTGCCAACGACTGCATCTACGTGCACCTCCGACACGGCGATGGGCTAGCACGTGTTCAAGATCGTCGGCTACCATCTGCACAAGGGTTTGGGCGTCGGCAAGTACATACGGTCCGCCACCTTCGCCGTCGGCGGCTACGACTGGTGCGTCCGTTACTACCCCGATGGATACTCATCCCCAGAGTGCAATGGCTACATCTCTGTCTACCTCGAGCTCCTCACCAGGAACGCCGAGGTCAGGGCGAACCAAGGTTTTGGTTACCGAACGAGGCAATTTTACCGACGGGGACTGATAAACGTGGTTACCACGGTTACCGGGAAATACCGAGAAATACCGAGAATATTTCGAACGAATTTTATAGTTGAATTTTGAATTCAAATAAATGAATGAACGAACATTCGAACCAGAGACCTGTCAAAACAGGAACTAGGTTGCTACGAACCCGTCAGAATCAACTATCATGGCATTAATTTGATCCTACGCACTTTACTACAAATTGAGCGTTTAaattcaaaaatttcaaaaaatggtATTTTTTGCTCGGTATGAGGATTTACCGAGGGGCACGGAATACGCGGTAACCATGGAAAATCTTGAAATTTCGACCGGTAACCAAAACCTTGGGGTGAACTACACATTCAGTCTAATCGACtcggggggcggcggcgcgcagccATGGTCGCCGTTCATCCGCCGCTTCGCTCACAACTACACCTCCGTCGATGTTAGCTATGGAGCTGACATGTTCATCAAACAGAGTGCGCTCGAATCGGTGCCGTACCTGCGGGACGACACCGTGGTGATTGAGTGTGAGGTCAAGGTTATCAGGTGGCCGCAGGTGCAGGAGGAGACCGTGTTGGCCGCCACACATATCGAGGCGCCACCGTCGGACCTGTCGAATCACCTCAGAAAGTTGCTGGATGGGAAGAGAGGAGCAGATGTGACTTTTGAGGTTAAAGGCGAGGTTTTCCCTGCTCACAAGATAATGCTCGCCACGCGATCGCCCGTCTTTGATGCTCAACTCTATGGATCCATGAGCGCTGCCAATGCCACGAGTAATAAGAACATAATCGTCCAAGACATGGAGCCCCCTGTTTTCAGGGCCTTGCTTAACTTCATCTACACGGATTCGCTGCCCGCTATGGATGACCTTGATGATGGTGAGAACCAAGAGATGGTTAAGCACTTGCTGGTGGCTGCCGACAGGTATGCCATGGACAGGATGAAGATGATATGTGAAGTTATTCTCTGCAAGAGCCTTGACGTTGAGACCGTGGCGACGACATTGGCGCTAGCTGATCAGCATCAATGCAGCAAGCTGAAAGATGCCTGTGTTGAATTCATCCTCTCTTCAAACAGAATTAACGATGTGGTGGCAAGCCAGGGGTATGCACACCTCAAACGATCTTGTCCTGCTCTCATGTTTGATGTCTTTGAGAGGGCTACCAAGTCTCGCAAAATTTAATGTGCTGATCTTGAGTTAGGCCTCAAAATAGTCAGTTTAGTGGACACGTGGCCACCTAAAATGAACTAGTTTCTTATCCTTTAATTTTTAGAGATCTGTGGGTGGGACTGTCTTAAAAGGTTGCAAATATTTTGTATGCTCATGTTGGGTTAACTTCTGGATGACTAGCCACCTGTCATGAATGAGTTGTTTTGGAGGAGATGAGTTGGTCTTGCAAGATGTACTGAACTACTGGTTGCCTCTTCATATGTATGAACCTACACTTGCTTATCTTGTTCTCTAAATTTTTTGATTTTCTGAGTTTTCAGTACCTTTACTGTTTATCTGATATAGTTTTGCCCTTGTGTATCCGTTTTCAGACTAAACATTACCTGAACGTTCAGCATGATATTTTAACCAGATAACCCTTTGATTTCAGTTCTGTTTGAACACCGAGGAAATTTTTATTTCCAGGTGATCAGTTTTGTGGTAATAAGTGATACTAGGTTGATAAACATACAACTAGATGCTAAGTGCTAGATTTCAGTTGGAGAGAAAGCTTGAAATTGACTTCCAGACTGTTGGTCCGGTAATGATGGAATTAACAAGGACTGCTAATAATCATGAACTTGTGCCATCAGAGGAAGTCATGACGGCCGGCGGTTTTGTTGGTTTTCCGAGCTTTTGCAGTCATTCTGTAGGATGCTGAAGGTAAACATAATAAGCTGGTGTTGAATTTCTTCCTTGCACAATTTTAATTTTCTTGATCATCTGCTGCACTAGCATTACCAGGCTTACCAGGGCATGCCAGGCCGATCCTCCTTACTCTCCCCCAAAATGTGCTAGTAGTAATATTGTTTCCACCATGAAGTGTGCTAATGTGAAGCAACTTTATAGAAATGCAGGTTGGCAGTGCAAAATTCTAGTGTATCGAATTAGCTAGGTAACCGATCATTTGTTTTTGGACTCTTGCTTTGCCTGTTGAAAACCCGTTAGTTGTAAGAAAAATTCTGTGTTTTTCGTTTCATGTGATCATGTCATATCTGTTCCATGTAAGTTGTAAGAAGAAAATTCTTGGGACAATCTTTGCATATCTATAGTATGCGCACTTGCATTTTCTGGGAGATGAATTTTAGCATATATATAATTCTACATGTTGTTCCCTCTGATGTGGGAAGGTTTAGCTTAACTGTGCTCAAGTTCTGTATCCAGACTGGGGCTTCTGTGTGCGCCACCGTCGCCACCCTCATGA
The Aegilops tauschii subsp. strangulata cultivar AL8/78 chromosome 3, Aet v6.0, whole genome shotgun sequence genome window above contains:
- the LOC141042598 gene encoding cytochrome P450 89A9-like, with translation MAMDEKTWGRPREFLRERFLTGGDGMGVDITGTKEIKMMPFGAGQRICAGLGIATIHLENLVASLVCVFDWQAAEGEDVDVVSEEAQFTVVMKKPLCVRLLQRAAV
- the LOC109768878 gene encoding BTB/POZ and MATH domain-containing protein 2-like, producing the protein MTHNGGSWMTKARMPLRWLDTNTAEDMGSSRCIKWIETMFIMTTKKNIPRCAVVRAALAEALVHYYPLAGHLREAPGGTTADDIMLSTPLEEMVGRFFLFGPGDMASLRRHAPAHLTPPVTSFELLTTVMWRCRTVALGYKLHQRVRLMFSLNARGRWKRHALVPRGFYGNALFYPAVHTTAEELCFNPLGYALGLIREAKCDMTDDNMESMVDFTASMRGRPPLTMDRMYEVSDIKWEPLGHRRRWDWGKRGGGEERRRRLWAGKCTAGVDAVACGPRCPHVFKIVGYHLHKGLGVGKYIRSATFAVGGYDWCVRYYPDGYSSPECNGYISVYLELLTRNAEDLPRGTEYAVTMENLEISTGNQNLGVNYTFSLIDSGGGGAQPWSPFIRRFAHNYTSVDVSYGADMFIKQSALESVPYLRDDTVVIECEVKVIRWPQVQEETVLAATHIEAPPSDLSNHLRKLLDGKRGADVTFEVKGEVFPAHKIMLATRSPVFDAQLYGSMSAANATSNKNIIVQDMEPPVFRALLNFIYTDSLPAMDDLDDGENQEMVKHLLVAADRYAMDRMKMICEVILCKSLDVETVATTLALADQHQCSKLKDACVEFILSSNRINDVVASQGYAHLKRSCPALMFDVFERATKSRKI